From one Lycium ferocissimum isolate CSIRO_LF1 chromosome 7, AGI_CSIRO_Lferr_CH_V1, whole genome shotgun sequence genomic stretch:
- the LOC132063595 gene encoding DNA damage-repair/toleration protein DRT102, whose protein sequence is MAQQSTKLPIKIITGADSNGCNLKDSLVSQLRSLNIEVVDLGTDKYYSIGEQIGRHVSQAANNPNPAVETRGLVACGTGVGVAIFANKFPGVYAATCLNPDEARNARSINNCNVLAVSGMNMTPEVASDVLKAFLETPFKSPCPASGSNPWPDEIDQFLDNSVLEMKRIGALENGEKGESGVCNLCSLVKGREFKDVDIMPGGSISIVRESPTAAFVRFTAGSVEPAHHHTFGHDLVVLKGSKRVWNLSKGEKYDLGVGDYLFTPAGDVHRVKYFEDTEFFIKWEGQWDLLLDEDHAAANAAIDKEMQN, encoded by the coding sequence ATGGCTCAACAATCCACCAAACTCCCCATAAAAATCATCACCGGTGCCGATTCTAACGGCTGCAACCTCAAAGACAGCTTAGTATCCCAACTCCGTTCTCTCAACATCGAAGTCGTCGACCTCGGCACCGACAAATACTATTCCATCGGCGAACAAATCGGTCGCCACGTCAGCCAAGCGGCCAATAACCCCAACCCCGCTGTCGAAACACGAGGACTCGTCGCTTGTGGTACAGGTGTCGGAGTTGCCATATTCGCTAACAAGTTCCCTGGTGTATATGCTGCCACGTGTCTCAACCCTGATGAAGCTCGTAACGCTCGTTCGATTAATAATTGCAATGTTCTTGCCGTTTCAGGGATGAATATGACGCCGGAAGTGGCTTCTGATGTTCTTAAGGCTTTTTTAGAGACACCCTTTAAGTCTCCTTGTCCTGCTTCGGGTTCTAACCCATGGCCTGATGAGattgatcaattcttggacaATTCGGTTCTTGAAATGAAAAGGATTGGTGCTTTGGAAAATGGGGAGAAAGGGGAATCTGGGGTTTGTAATCTTTGTTCATTGGTTAAGGGGAGAGAGTTTAAGGATGTGGATATAATGCCTGGTGGTTCGATTAGTATAGTGAGGGAGAGTCCTACTGCAGCGTTTGTGAGGTTTACCGCAGGGAGTGTTGAACCGGcgcatcatcatacatttggGCATGATCTTGTGGTGTTGAAAGGGAGTAAGAGGGTGTGGAATTTGAGTAAAGGGGAGAAATATGATTTGGGAGTTGGGGATTATTTGTTTACTCCAGCTGGGGATGTGCATAGGGTGAAGTATTTTGAGGATACTGAGTTTTTTATCAAGTGGGAGGGGCAGTGGGATTTGTTACTGGATGAAGATCATGCTGCTGCCAATGCTGCAATTGATAAGGAAATGCAGAATTGA
- the LOC132063596 gene encoding uncharacterized protein LOC132063596 — MRDFPSCFGETGVQVADFSSSGANKAAQNLVTCVYQCKFRGKSCLLNVTWSKNLMGQGLTVGIDDNTNQCLCKVDIKPWLFSKKKGSKTLEAYSRKIDVYWDLSSAKFGSGLEPLEGFYVCVVSERQMILLLGDLRKEAIKKTSATPGASGAVFIAKKEHIFGKKVFATKAQFCDNGRVHDLVIECDTSGTNDPCLVIRVDSKPMMQVKRLRWKFRGNHTMLVDGLGVEVFWDVHNWLFSTSVGNAVFMFKTNISAEKLWAAQPICDPQTLHWSWSQRFREAQSHNLGFSLFLYAWKNE; from the coding sequence ATGAGGGATTTTCCTTCTTGTTTTGGGGAAACTGGGGTTCAAGTAGCTGATTTTTCATCATCAGGTGCTAATAAGGCTGCTCAGAATTTGGTAACTTGTGTGTACCAGTGTAAATTTCGTGGGAAATCTTGTTTGCTTAATGTTACATGGAGTAAGAATTTGATGGGTCAAGGTCTTACTGTTGGGATTGATGATAATACAAATCAGTGCCTCTGTAAGGTTGATATTAAGCCCTGGTTGTTCTCTAAGAAGAAAGGGTCAAAGACTTTAGAAGCTTATTCTAGGAAAATTGATGTATATTGGGACCTTTCTTCGGCGAAATTTGGATCTGGTCTGGAGCCATTGGAAGGATtctatgtgtgtgttgtttccGAAAGGCAAATGATTTTGCTCCTTGGTGATTTGAGAAAAGAAGCTATCAAGAAAACAAGTGCCACTCCTGGTGCTTCTGGTGCTGTTTTTATTGCTAAGAAGGAGCATATATTTGGGAAGAAAGTGTTTGCCACTAAGGCTCAGTTTTGTGATAATGGTCGAGTCCATGATCTCGTGATTGAATGTGATACCAGTGGGACCAATGACCCATGCCTTGTCATCCGCGTGGACAGTAAGCCGATGATGCAGGTAAAGAGGCTAAGGTGGAAGTTCCGCGGTAATCATACCATGTTGGTTGATGGCCTTGGTGTAGAAGTATTTTGGGATGTCCATAACTGGCTTTTTAGTACGTCTGTTGGAAATGCCGTCTTCATGTTCAAGACCAACATTTCAGCTGAGAAATTATGGGCGGCCCAGCCCATCTGCGATCCCCAAACACTACATTGGTCTTGGTCACAGAGATTCAGGGAGGCCCAGTCACATAATCTTGGTTTCTCGCTCTTTTTATATGCTTGGAAAAATGAATAG